The following coding sequences lie in one Stigmatopora nigra isolate UIUO_SnigA chromosome 4, RoL_Snig_1.1, whole genome shotgun sequence genomic window:
- the LOC144195030 gene encoding uncharacterized protein LOC144195030 produces MEKQLQANLIRIRVLKRENATLNGSLAKLRESQLDHLKEKSPLKTCRLYSAGSSLDQVHSMIQIQRSSTTRQAPWSGYSNRSNRVITLDGGWTTTSMEDSVQVTPLMPENISLQNLHLNLKPTIPKSQKTSHRSVKPRKRMNH; encoded by the exons ATGGAGAAACAGTTGCAGGCGAATTTGATTCGCATCCGAGTGCTGAAGAGGGAGAATGCTACACTTAATGGCAGTCTGGCTAAGTTAAGGGAGTCGCAACTGGATCATCTTAAG GAAAAATCACCTCTGAAAACATGTCGATTATACTCAGCCGGTTCATCGCTGGATCAAGTTCACTCCATGATCCAGATTCAAAGAAGCTCAAC AACCAGACAGGCACCCTGGTCGGGATACAGCAATAGAAGTAACAGAGTTATCACATTAGATGGCGGTTGGACGACAACAAGTATGGAAGATTCGGTTCAAGTGACCCCCTTGATGCCCGAGAATATCTCTCTTCAAAATCTTCATCTCAATCTCAAACCCACCATTCCTAAAAGTCAGAAAACGTCACATCGGAGTGTAAAACCCAGAAAGAGAATGAATCATTGA
- the slc7a4 gene encoding cationic amino acid transporter 4: protein MSTTCQQGCTPAVRLCQKLNRLKTLEDDMMATSLKRCLSTLDLTLLGVGGMVGSGLYVLTGTLAKDIVGPAVIVSFIFAGFASLLAAFCYAEFGARIPKTGSAYMFTYVSVGEVWAFLIGWNVILENMIGGAAVARAWSGYLDSIFNHAIQNFTETHVMRWDVPFLAHYPDLLAAGILVVASLFISFGVQVSSYLNHIFSTISMCVIVFILIFGFMLAEPVNWSQKEGGFAPFGWSGILAGSATCFYAFVGFDVIASSSEEAKNPQKAVPVATAISLALAAAAYILVSTVLTLMVPWRTLDPNSALSDAFFRRGYSWAGVIVAVGSICAMNTVLLCNLFSLPRIVYAMAEDGLFFAIFARVNPTTKVPVNAILVFGFLMATMSLVFDLEALVQFLSIGTLLAYTFVAASVIVLRFQPERKTTKGTSSTSPNPNGEPSAAPSERQNISEDGEELKQYESFSDKIQLVERQKNGERRGPGQLKVFWEPYLGRLMGDCKPGEVVAIGVLGLIVSAVSFCGVLVFGLAHLQLPYWSYGSLLVVFSLAYVVCLVVIWAHEPQTNTKTFQVPLVPLVPGVSILFNVFLMLKLSYLTWIRFTIWIAIGLVVYFGYGIWHSKEGMRELQAKDMAARYVVLPSGSLVETVESVQPEQEDATTQHASNPAAETEGFAAKR from the exons ATGTCGACAACCTGCCAGCAAGGCTGCACGCCGGCCGTGCGCCTTTGTCAAAAACTCAACCGTCTGAAGACCCTTGAAGACGACATGATGGCCACCTCACTGAAACGCTGCCTCTCCACTTTGGACCTGACCCTCCTTGGCGTTGGCGGCATGGTGGGCTCCGGCCTCTACGTCCTAACGGGCACCTTGGCCAAAGACATCGTGGGCCCCGCCGTCATCGTATCCTTCATTTTTGCCGGTTTTGCCTCTTTGCTAGCAGCGTTTTGCTACGCCGAATTCGGCGCCCGAATCCCGAAGACGGGATCGGCGTATATGTTCACCTACGTCTCCGTGGGCGAAGTATGGGCCTTCCTGATTGGCTGGAATGTCATTTTGGAGAACATGATTGGCGGCGCCGCCGTAGCACGAGCCTGGAGCGGTTATTTGGACTCCATTTTTAACCACGCCATTCAGAACTTTACGGAAACTCACGTTATGAGATGGGATGTCCCGTTTTTGGCTCATTACCCAGATTTATTGGCGGCGGGGATCCTGGTGGTCGCCTCGCTTTTCATTTCTTTCGGGGTTCAAGTTTCGTCCTACctcaatcatattttttccaccATTAGCATgtgtgtgattgtttttatcctcaTTTTTGGATTCATGCTGGCAGAACCGGTGAATTGGAGCCAGAAGGAAGGTGGATTCGCACCATTTGGGTGGTCTGGGATCTTGGCGGGCTCGGCTACGTGCTTCTACGCTTTTGTGGGGTTCGATGTGATCGCATCGTCTAGTGAGGAAGCTAAGAATCCGCAGAAGGCTGTACCCGTGGCAACAGCGATATCTTTGGCGTTGGCAGCGGCCGCCTATATCCTGGTTTCCACGGTGCTTACGTTGATGGTTCCCTGGCGTACGCTGGATCCCAACTCGGCATTGTCGGATGCTTTTTTCCGTCGGGGTTACAGTTGGGCTGGAGTCATTGTGGCTGTTGGTTCCATCTGTG CCATGAACACCGTCCTCCTCTGCAACCTGTTCTCCCTCCCCCGAATCGTATACGCCATGGCAGAAGACGGCTTATTCTTCGCCATCTTCGCCCGTGTCAATCCCACCACCAAAGTCCCCGTCAACGCCATCTTGGTTTTCGGTTTCCTCATGGCCACCATGTCCCTCGTCTTCGACCTGGAAGCCCTCGTCCAATTCTTATCCATCGGAACTCTCCTAGCCTACACTTTCGTAGCGGCTAGCGTTATCGTCCTCCGCTTCCAACCCGAGAGAAAAACCACCAAGGGGACGTCTTCCACGTCCCCGAATCCCAACGGCGAACCCTCGGCGGCGCCATCGGAACGCCAGAACATATCGGAGGACGGCGAGGAGTTGAAGCAGTACGAGTCTTTCTCTGATAAGATCCAATTGGTGGAGAGGCAGAAAAATGGAGAACGACGTGGACCGGGTCAGCTCAAGGTCTTCTGGGAACCGTATTTGGGACGCCTCATGGGGGACTGCAAACCCGGAGAAGTGGTCGCCATTGGCGTTCTGGGTCTGATAGTCAGCGCTGTTTCATTTTGTGGCGTGCTGGTTTTTGGCCTGGCGCACCTACAGCTTCCATATTGGAGCTATGGAAGCCTATTGGTGGTTTTTAGTCTGGCTTATGTCGTTTGTTTGGTTGTTATTTGGGCTCACGAGCCGCAGACTAACACCAAAACATTCCAG gtgCCTCTTGTTCCATTGGTTCCAGGTGTCAGTATTCTGTTTAATGTATTCCTGATGCTGAAGCTTAGTTATTTGACTTGGATAAGGTTTACCATCTGGATTGCTATTG GTCTGGTGGTCTATTTTGGCTACGGAATTTGGCACAGCAAAGAAGGCATGCGAGAACTGCAAGCCAAAGACATGGCCGCCCGCTATGTTGTACTGCCTAGCGGAAGCTTGGTGGAAACCGTGGAATCGGTCCAACCCGAGCAAGAGGACGCCACGACGCAACACGCTAGTAACCCCGCCGCGGAAACCGAAGGTTTTGCTGCAAAAAGATGA
- the LOC144195028 gene encoding coiled-coil domain-containing protein 157-like, with protein MQFLGRQDCIESLHRDLTDLQGVTVDVFSTTGPMQIFSWKFPDKLSGNLDLDLKQYSFMHGDEEFNQHAHIVLLELVIDRLLLLLQASNVYFEQHSPIRNQPADQKEYTSIGLVVKKYWSHLLQFSNMKICNEPNIQAEISSCNKNVGEDTPPFSGSPYPPFYPDIDTFNISCQTEESLLTPCSTCQESQSFMRKSGNILVELLHGEGLPSSLHSVLVAEQDGVEPTTPIDVSLWASEHLQDLQRLTKHVQDVRGTVEQVTMKLEASERRGDKLEIDIESVRKEVEKQKSIIVELEKALQKAQASMKETEQKLSNEYRLLKTEYGSLKKNYSDLSEEGAIQQKRLQDLENQRNTLQKKLDTQHIQEEAYSKLQERMQQFASQLGEADLLLEREKAKCNSARRHLESMDSKQNSLRQRLEALDEECEQLQKRLEESEERELKLTNQVQRMSKENEELQTQLSSQQDICSHLESEKQTLQTQIDDFQSNMAELQQSLETFKETERLLVAFPELSPLAHARPKSKPISTISLVIIAFA; from the exons ATGCAGTTTCTTGGTCGCCAGGATTGTATCGAAAGTCTTCACAGGGATCTCACCGACCTTCAAGGTGTCACTGTTGATGTTTTTTCGACAACTGGACCGATGCAGATTTTTTCTTGGAAATTCCCGGATAAACTTTCTGGCAATCTGGATTTAGATTTAAAGCAATACAGCTTCATGCATGGAGATGAGGAATTCAACCAGCATGCACACATTGTTCTACTGGAGTTAGTGATAGACAG GCTACTTCTCCTTCTACAAGCatccaatgtttattttgaacaaCACAGTCCCATCAGGAATCAACCAGCTGATCAAAAAGAATACACATCAATTGGACttgttgttaaaaaatactGGAGTCATTTACTTCAATTTTCCAACATGAAG ATATGCAATGAACCCAACATACAAGCAGAAATCTCCAGCTGTAATAAGAACGTAGGAGAAGACACACCCCCCTTCAGTGGCAGTCCCTATCCGCCATTTTATCCTGATATTGATACATTTAACATAAGCTGTCAAACTGAGGAATCCCTATTGACTCCCTGCAGTACATGTCAGGAATCGCAGTCTTTTATGAGAAAGTCAGGGAATATTTTGGTAGAACTTCTTCACGGTGAGGGTTTACCCTCTTCTTTGCACTCAGTTTTAGTCGCCGAGCAAGATGGCGTTGAACCAACGACGCCTATTGACGTTTCCTTGTGGGCTAGCGAGCATTTGCAAGATTTGCAGCGACTGACAAAACACGTACAAGATGTGCGAGGTACAGTCGAGCAAGTTACGATGAAACTCGAGGCTTCGGAACGGCGTGGAGATAAATTAGAAATTGATATTGAAAGTGTAAGGAAAGAAGTAGAAAAGCAGAAATCCATAATTGTCGAGTTGGAAAAGGCTTTACAAAAAGCTCAGGCAAGTATGAAGGAAACGGAACAAAAGCTTTCCAATGAGTATCGACTACTCAAAACAG aatatGGGTCCCTAAAGAAGAATTACTCTGATTTGTCAGAAGAAGGAGcaatacaacaaaaaagactGCAAGATCTTG AGAACCAAAGAAATACTTTGCAGAAAAAACTGGATACACAACACATACAGGAAGAAGCCTATTCCAAATTACAGGAGCGAATGCAGCAATTTGCAAGTCAACTTGGCGAGGCTGATTTACTTttggaaagagaaaaagccaAATGCAACAGCGCCCGTCGCCACCTAGAG TCAATGGATAGCAAGCAAAATTCCTTGCGACAACGATTGGAAGCTCTGGACGAAGAATGCGAACAGCTACAAAAAAGACTGGAAGAGAGTGAAGAAAGAGAACTTAAACTGACCAATCAGGTGCAAAGGATGTCCAAGGAAAATGAGGAACTGCAAACACAGCTCTCTTCACAACAG GACATCTGTTCGCACCTTGAGAGCGAAAAACAGACCCTCCAAACGCAAATAGATGACTTCCAAAGCAACATGGCGGAGCTCCAACAAAGTTTGGAGACTTTCAAGGAGACGGAGAGGTTGTTGGTGGCATTCCCGGAACTTAGTCCTCTAGCTCATGCTCGACCAAAAAGTAAGCCTATCTCCACTATTTCTTTGGTCATTATTGCATTTGCATAA